The Sphaerodactylus townsendi isolate TG3544 linkage group LG11, MPM_Stown_v2.3, whole genome shotgun sequence sequence aagccagtgtagtgtagtgtagcagATTCAATGTTATATAAACCTCAGTTTAACCACTCTACTGTTTGCTCTGTGATATATCAGACTTGCTGCTCACTTGAGATCCACCTTCTTTACAAAGTAGTTCAAAGTACAAAGTGGGATAACGTATCCATCAGCTGTCCTCTCTTCGGCACAAGGTTGGGATATCATCAGTGACAGAAATTCTAACATCAGCCTTCCATGGAGGAAAGTCGTAAGATTCAAAGCAACCCCAAATATTAGTCACAGCAGGACTGAAAAGAGAACCAACTACTAATTTCCAGACAAAGGCGTGTTGCGGTCCAGGTTGGTCTGAGGTTTTACAGACATCTCTTCGGAAGAGTTCAAAACGTGTTTTGTCTCCGAACTTCAGTGGGGCGGGAAGGCAAAGCTATTCTGCATAAACATTCTGCATACTCTCACCCTTTTAAGTGAATTAAAGGGCACCCTTTGCAGTCAATTTCTGGGAGGAGCCAGAGGAGGCGCCCGGAGGCCGAAGCTGGCGCCTGCCACAAGTCGAGGCGCGACCCAGCCCCAACTAGGAGCGGCGGAAAGTTTAGCTAACTCACGCGCGTGAGTTTTTGCCGCGCTTTAAGGGGGCAGGAGCGCACGCAGGGACGGGGCCTCATACTTTCTTTTGCAAGAAGGGCAGCAGCGGGTGCCGGAGCCGAgccgagccccctccccccgcccccgcttccCCAGGAGTCTCCTGCCCCGCCTCGCCCTTACCATCTGAACCACCTTCAGCATGGCGGTGCAAGAGCGGGCGTAGGCTCGGTCCAGGCAGCCGGGGTCCGGAGGCGGGGAAGAGATCGAGGCGCCCCCGCTGCTGACATCGGTGCGGATCACCCGCGGCCCGCGAGACATTGCACCGCTAGGAGGGAGCCCggccgctgctgctgttgccgccGCCTGTGGCTCCGGAGGCGGGACAGGGCGGGACCGGCCGAGAGAGCGCTGTGGCGCACAgctggaaaggagggggaaggcaAACCGCGGCCGGCCGGGCAGCCCCCTGCAGATTTAAGGGACCCGTCCAGTGTAGCCTAAAAGGATGCAgtcctactcagaagtaagattCAGGTGGGTCACCGGGTTGATCTGCAGCAGCCGAAAAAAAGTTTGACTCCAGAGGTGCTTTTAAGATCAACCACGTGTTATTGGTGATTAAAACACACGTCCTCAGATGCACGGGAAGCGTAACTTTATCTTGCTCACCCGTCGGTCGGGTGCTCTGTGTAGATCACCGTGTATAAAATTTAAGTAATTATATTGTAAAACTGTGTCGCTCTGTCCTTATAATCCTTTTGATTTCTCATTCGTCAAGCGGGGTAGGTTTTTCAGTTTGCGCTGCAAGACAAGAGCACGTCTGAGCATGCCAACTCCTTTATCCGGACGTTCTTGCAAGCGTCCTTCGCAGTTTTGTCGTCTACTGCAGCTGCTTGACTTATTATTATTGGATTAGTAAAGCCACATCTATCCGGGGCATACAGTGATAGGGAAAGCTCTGTACAGTTTTCAAAAGCACAGTACTCTTGGCAACCTCATTCATCTCCGTCCCTGTTGCTATTAAACAAATATATGGAATGTTTTGCACCAGTCCCTGTGTGGGTGAGGCTTAGCCTGGGATCCAGCCCAGCCTTCTTGCTCATTGTTATCAACGACTGTATTGGGAGAAGGCTAAAATCTTCCCCACCTAAAGGGGAGGGCTACAGTCTGCAGGGTTCACAAGGCTCCCCGTCAATGTTGGAGTGAAAACCCACACAAGCTGGAGCTGAAAGGAACTGGAGAACAAGGGTTACCAAGATGACTAACTGCTGACCTGAATCCTGGGAACCAGGGCCCTGAGTGAAAATGGATAGTCTTAAAATATTGAAATCCGGGACACAAAACTGGCTTGTGTTGGCCAGCCCCCGGCAGTGAGGTAGAATGGTGCAAAGTGCCCCATGTAGAGGATCCCTTTCTGTTACTTCCTGAGAACTAGCCACAGGCAAGGCTTGCAACTGGGACTGCTGGCCAAGGAGAACACTCTGCCTCTACAGACTTTCTGGCCTTACTGCTTTGTCACCAGAGCCAATGGAGGATGCCAAATTCCCCATgatgtctccttctttggctggGAGAACATGAAGTGTGGGCTCTagcccttccttctcctcctgctatTGAGGAGTTTGCTGCTGACCAAAATGTTTTACCTTATTTCTACTTATGTTTCTGAGGGAAAAAGCAAAGTCCCGCCTGCTATTTCCTACCCCCTTgcttcaggggcgtaacgaggcagccctgggcaaactgtagccctgggcaaaacccatgggcggccactccaccacgaccaaatttttttgcaccaggacattggtgcctgcagggggcacatttttggatgtatcggcaccaatatttcagggtatcatctggaaactgttctTATGGTACTCCTGAAGTTTGAATTTGCAGATTTGGTTTAGGAGGAGTCCCAAAGGTTATGGACCCATCCAAATGGGAGtacccatcccacattctttgctaaggagatggggggctacccttttttgaggagtccataactttggaccccctgaaccaaactgcacgcaaACAGAAGAGACTACCATCATGAGGCAGTCtcaagatgataccctgaaattttggtgctgaaatCTGACAAGAATGCTACcacctccctgcaagaacatcccaaaatttgcttAAAGagatctttgttctgcattggagttttttctgcattgctgttatCCAATGGGGgttttgcaggctggggggggggggcagcacattTTTTGAGGCACAGTCCTCAAAGGAAACTTTCAGGGAgtctcatcagggagactgccTAATGATTCCCCTcagaagtttggtgcagtttggttcagggggggccaaagttatggaccctcaaaactgtagcccccatctcctattagctccctttggaaacaatgggggttaggggcaccccctttgggagtccataactttggactccctgaaccaaacctcaccaaacttgtggggtcgcataaggacagtctcttgatgatacgctgaaattttggtgccgctagcctaaaaactgcgccccctgcaggccgaaaatggaaaaccactaaaatacctaaaaacgaacccagcattttgatgccccccacaaggtgatgccctgggcagctgcccaccttgcccaatgggcattacgccagtgccttgcTTTCTTCCAGTGAGCTACTGGTGAGATGGTCCGGATGCCTTCTGTGAATATGAAGTTGTTTGTCATACTGCCTCAATTACCTTTATCTTGTCTGGAAGATGTCACATGTTCTCCCCACACCCAGGGGAGGGCTCTTGAATAAGGCATGAAGTAGCTGGGTAATGCGTCATTCTTTCCTTCCCTGAGTATCCTGCCCGCAGATGAAGATTCAAGCCTGCATTAGTAGGGTGTTGTAGGGAGCCTATGGGATGTACCATAGTCCTTCATATAGTTGTTTCTTCCATGCTGTGTGGGTGGGTCACAGAGCATGGAGTTGTTAGCATTGGCTTTTTCCATGTATGCCTAGCAGGAGGTCATCAACAATATGCCACACAATGATTGGCAGAGGGACTCCACTGTTTTTGCTATGTTCTGATCTCTATAGAGTGATAACCGTTTCTGTTATTTTTCTGCAAGGGCAGCATATTGAATATTCTAAGGCCACCAGTGTAGCAGGACTTTACAATTGGGCTGTTAAGAGATCTTCCTGTATTCTGTTAGCGTGTATGGGAACCCTTCTGGCACAtacagcaagatttgagtccagtagcaccgtaAAGACCAACTAGATCTGACCCAATGAGTTGTGggtctcaaaagcttataccatggAAATCTGgtgggtctttaaggtgctgttgGACTTGAATCCTGTCCTGCAAGAATATCTTCTACTACAGATCCACATGGCTGCCCATCTAAAGCTAGCTTCTGGTACAGAGTTTGTTTAATTTGCCTGTGCCCTTTTCAGTTCAGTATATGACATTTTCTTCAGAGATGACATTCCATATCCTTTTGATGCATGTCCTGataattcagttttctttttcctacCCCTCTAGAACTTCTGGGAGGAATTTGGGCCATCTGCACTCAAATAAGAGTCACAGTAAATCCACATTTATTGAAACTGCATCACTGATTAGCAAATAAAGTAAGAACAACACCACAATAAtgtaaccagatttttttttcatttccatgtACAAAGATCAGTTTACAGAAAATACAAATCCAGTTCCCTACTAAATATCCAGTGGAGGAAAATTAGTATACTTTTTAGAAGTTAGGCTTGCTAGTCTTAATACACAGGCATAAGGTCATAAGAGATAATTAAAACCAATTCACTTTGACTTCTCCAGTTATATTATAAATCAGTTGCTGGTATCTTACCTAGAATTTCCACAGGCATCAGAAGGATGATTTTTACCTATTATTCCTTGGGGTCTCCCATTTCCCAGCAGTGAGAGGAGAAATCAGGCCCCTTCTTGAGCCAGTGGAAGTTTTAGGTTGAATTCTAAccactgcttttttcttttctcagctTCTAGATCATGAGGCCAGTTTTATGAAGTGAGCTAATTGCTGGTATTTTACATGTTTTGAATAAGAAAGACTTAGCACATCACTGTATCATTAccattatatccagtggtgggattcaaataatttaacaaccggttctggttgtttacaagcaccatttcaacaactggttctgctgaagtggtgcgaacctgccaactcccaccactgactatatcaCATTTTCAATTTGTTCTTCTTGTTTAAATTTAGGTTTTCCTGCTGCAACAGCTTGCGTTGTTGGGTTCTGGCAGAACTAGGAGGGTCGTTTTGTATAAATTGTTGTGAGTCTGCATTCTATTCATTTGGATAGCAGAGACTTAATATTTCCCCCACAtgttaactggggggggggggtgcattagAGTTGGCATGTTGGCCAGTTGACCAACTACAATTTGTTAATTGGCTACTTATTATTTGATTGCAGTTGATAATCCATGAATGCTGTTGTGCAGACAGCAATTTACCTTTAAAGCTTTAAGCAGAGGAGAATGGAAGCCCTCTTGGCACTCAGCCCTGCAGCTGTAAAAGGCAAGCCAAACAAGTCCAGTAAAGCAGAATCAACTAATTTGTGTTTGTAATTAACCTGTTTGCCATTCTAACAGTTAATGCTGTAATACTAGACTGTTACTTGACGCTACTTGAAAATCTCTCACCAGTCAATTACCTAGAATCCTATGATGCATGATTAGAGTGCTCCAAGAGGAACCTCGTTCAGCTTTCtaaggggttggatccagcctaaATTTTCCCAACTCTTCTCTCCCATTGCAGCCCACTGTTCTCCACACATGATGACCTTGAGGGGCATCAGGGGGTCATGAGTGAGGTTTGCAGTAAAAAGGGAACATAAGTGAAATTTACCagtttggtctggatccagctctAAATCTGTATACATTGGCTCTAaactaagaacattttcctgattACAGAAAATGTTCTAgtacatataaaatattataaattatGCTTGCCTGTATCTCAGTGTTTTTGAGATTGTGGCACTTAATACAGAAGTTTTAATAGTTACATTTATGAAATAAGAAAAAATATGTATACTTAGCTGCATTGACAGTTGTTACAATAGAATACATATTGCTTAGGGAAACAAGTGTCTATCACATATAGCATAAAATCTTCCACACATAATACTTCATCATACAGAGAAGAAAGTTGCTTCCCTGCTACAAAAACAGCATGTTTTAAATACATTCCTGTTTCAATTATGCTTATAAAAACACCGTTCATGAGATCTAGAGCTGAAATCATGACACGGCCGAAGTAGCATGGCTGATGCCCACACATTGATGGCTCTCCTCTTTATAGAGTGAATGCCGATCCTATGCAGTCCTGCAGAGGAAAGGACCTACCGTTTGCCATGACATTCAAATTAACCACACCATGGTTATACCTAGCCATGGGCTGTATTCAACCAactttttctgctggtgaaaatggaAGATGTCCTCTTAAGACTACCCAAAATGGCAATTCTGAGACTCATAAGACTTacatgtacaaaagccatgtggggcaGGGTTGTAGGATGGAGAGGGATTGGGTGAGAGTCAGTGAAAAACTGTCCATATCCAGCCCCATGGTTTGCTTCCTAACTAGAATCAGAATCCCATGTAGATTGTAGTTATGATTATGATTGTAGTTTAGCAACAAGCTTCAGTTAGCAATAACTATAGTTTGCCAATTTGGATGTCACACCAAATTATGATTATTGTGAAccaaggagaggaagaaggcatTGGTATGTCCagtggagggagaaaaggaaaccCGCAATATGTTCTTACTGACCAAATCCTAGTTTGAATGAAAGCATCGTGGCTGTCTTCTGAACATGCAGCACTAGCTACACatatgctgttttcaaaacaaaacaaacttcagTAACAAAGTGTAGAGCGTCTTGACACATATTACACCTATGCATGTGTTCTTCTTTCTATTTCAAGAGAATGTTTGTTGCAAGGTCCGCGATCTCCAAGATATAAAACTAAAATAGGTATTTCCAGCATAGCAGAATGTGACAGCAAAGGCAAAGAACTATacagaggaggaaaagagaaaaaaaacctgttagaAAACAGCAGGAATCACTTAGCTATTTGTACTCAACAATAATTTACAAAGAGACAATGGAAAGTTTCTGCAATTCACCGTTGTGTGGTCTTACAGGACCCCCAAGAACTGCAATCATTGTAAAAATGCTGACTTTGGCACATAGGCTATTTCTAATGCCACCATCCCACTGACATTTAAGTAGAATCATTGTTGGTCTTTTTTAATTTAGTTCTTAAGTGCATTTTTTAAGTAATGCTGCTTCTGGGTATTCTGTGGTTTGCAAGCTTTGGTCCACAATGCCCAATTCTGCCAACATGAATCATACTGAGATAGTACATTCAACATTCCCAGGTAATATTTTTACATGTTATATTTACATAAACACTGCATTCTTAGACAGCCGTGTGGTTATGAGCTGTGGTTAtgagctctgatctggagaaccatgtttgactcctcactcctctacaagaagtctcagaactctctcagccccacctacctcacaaggtgtctgttgtggggagagggagggaatgcAGTTAccgatataagccactttgagactcctcaaggtAGAGAAAGTgcggtataaaaacctactctccTTCTTAAATCCCGACACTATTCTTGTCCAGTGGAATGCTCCTCTTCCATTGTCTGAACTTTCTCGGCATACTACTAATCTTATGCAACAAAAGATGTATTAttcacttattatttatttacttcaattatactctgctttcctccttaatagggacccaaagcagctagccttgttcccctttcctccattttattttcagaaccACCCTGTGGGTTACTTCGGGCTGAAAGAGTATATCTGACTCAAGCTTGCTCACCATGTTTCAAGGGCAGTGTGGGtattggaacctgggtctcctaaatCCCAGTCTGACGTTCTATCCACCACACCATGCCGGCTGTCAGGGGCATTACATAGGAATGTTGTGCACTTATGCAGTCAGCCTGAAGTTCTGCAGTCAGCCTGAAGTTCTGTCAAGTCCACCATTATTCAACAACTGGGTCTCCATATCTCAGTACATTAAACAGCACCAAGATAATCAACAATAAAAAAGCACATTGAAAGCAGGATGCTCATCCAAGTGATGTCCTCATGGTATAAATATTTCATCCTGAGAGCAAATAACTTTATCCTTGAAACATACTGAGCAAGCTTCAGTCAGATatactttttcagcctgaagtatCAATAGTCATCTTCAGTGTTTATATGACAAAAATTACCAGCCACTTTCATTGTTTTTGCAACTGTAAAGGACTACAGACTATGCTTTCCTGTATGAAATAAAAACTGATTATCGGGATTATACAATATTATATATTCAGAATCAAATATTGCATATATGATTCCATGCACTCATCATACAATGTAAGCCTGGTCCTAGTTTCTATCTCCCAGTTTTAACCTTGGCCCTACATCCAAGGAGTTCTGAATGCTTTCCCTTTCCTCTGGTTTTATCCTCATACAACCTTGTGAGATTGTGTGATTAGGACGAGAGAGAGTGACTAGCCAGAAGTCATTTAGTGAACACCATGGCTGAGGGCGGACTTGGAACCAGCAGTCCACAGTCATGGCCCAACAACTACATTAAGCCAGCATGAGgtcccaagggggaaaaaaccccaagattttagatggggaaaaacatttttctgACCATACTTATAATCAGCTATTCTCACaaaaagactcaaggtggacATCAGATAAAAGGAGTCTGGAAATATAATTATTAGATTAGATTAAAAAGACCCATCAAGGGTCTAACTACTATCATCCCATGACCTGATTGTATGCATCAAAACAGACAAGTGAATTCCACAGATACTCGTTATTCTTCAAGTGGTTGACTCATGTTGCACTCATGTCTTTTTGCATAGTTCTTCTTAATAATGTTAATTTTGATTCCCGATCATACTGTTATATCTATGCATATACACACAACcccatctctctcacacacatacaacagCCTGTATCCTGCCACTCCAATTCATCCAAGTTCTAAGCTCCTCCAGCCTGCCTCTAACTTAAATGGCTCCTCCAGTGAAGAAAGAAGGCTCCTTAGGTTGGAGGAAGTGTTCAGACTTTGCTGAGCAGAGAGGAAGCATACAGGCGACTGAATGCTATGAATTAATTTACAATTTAACTTACTGAAGAAGCTGCCCAGCTGTTGTAGTTGTGGCTGTCCAGATCCTCGGTGACTGCACATGCTTCTACAATGGCAGCAATGAGGTACAAAACAAAGGCACTCCCATTAAAGCACAAACCCTACACACAGGCAAAAAAGAGACACTTTTTAATATACATCATTTTATGCACGCTTCTTGCATAAGTGGAAGTCACATGCACAATACAATATTAGAACCTGCAGATATGCTTATAGTCTGTCAGACTGGTCAGTCTCACCTTGGCTGAAAATCCACCTTAGCAGTTCACATCTGACTAAAGCTACACTTTAGGATCTTTTTCCATGTATGCTGTATGAAAAGGCCTCTAGCAACAGTCtgcagcaggggcagagcaagggggaatggtgcctggagcaCGCATGCCCCCCCtaacccctgccacacccctggaatgccccccccagccccattggtgctatgccactggtctgCAGCTATGACCCTTCCTTGAGCAGATGGGAGCCTTTCCTCCAGTGGGTATATTAAAGACTAGACCAGACTGCTACTTCACAGGCTGTGCTGGGTGGTGCTTTCTCACAAGTAATACTCTGCTAGCAGAGGTGCCTCCCTTTGGTAGAAAGTGCCTCTCATAGTGAAACAGATTTCCAAGATCTAACCTGTTGCCTTATTCCTTACAATACACAACACAATACTCCTCAATTGTGCATGTATAACTTTTCTATATAAACTGGATTTCCTAGTCACTTCAATTGATAGCTATATGTACAAATCATCTTGCAAGCTTAAAGAGTGTCAGAATGCCAGGTCTCAGTCTAAGATGGTCTGAGATAAGGCCAAAAGCAGGGCCCATCTGCTTTTCTAAGAGATCAGGTAAGGTACAGAGAACTGAGATCAAAAGCAGGTATGAATCAGCAATTAGGGAGGGAcaaatttaaattcattttgggCTAGGTTTTATTTCAGTTGACAAACTGTCCAGATTAGAAGATCATTTCTCCAGTCAGAGACTGAAGTATCCTGATTGGCCTCCTGCTATCATGTGCTGAAGCCCAACCAAGTGATGCTTGAAACTGAACTGGATGAAGCCCAGATGGCACTGTTGGGCTGCACAGACTTCACTTTAAACAACAAACCTGAAGATCTCTGTGTGGTTTAAGTTGTAAAGGGCTGAGGCCTAGTTAGCGGAAGGCCTGATTTCAGTTCTACTTTACCTGACAATGATGCCTGTGGGACAAATCATCAGATTTTTAGAATTTACTCTACTTCTTTAAGACATTTTAAGCCTGCCTTCTCTAATGAATGAACTCAAAGTAACCTTAACCCAACCAACTCCAATTCCTGTAAATCCCCCTTCCCTATTTGCAAGCAGCCTGCCTGCGAGCGTACATGCATATTTCATTCCCTTTGTGAGTTACCAATCCATCAATCCACTGagcagctttaaaaaatgtttcccctCGTTTCTGTCGAGACTGATTTTAATGCAGTGCTGGTGAGGCAAGACGCAGTTGCCTGTGGGATTTTGCACTCACACCGTGTCTCGTATAACTAGGTTACCATCTGTGCAAGGCGCCCTTTCCCAGCtaattcccttttttttttcacttgtccTGGCCAGTAATTTGTGGCTTGCTTAAAATGTAAACCACCTGAAGAACTTTTTGTTGGAAGgtgacagaaatattttaaataagtaaaatactGATAAGCAGATActgaagagattttttaaaaataaactgggaCTTACACACTTATTATACTAGTGGCAAAACAACTACCTTTTGTGATTATGTTGGATCTGTTTAAAACTTGCCTTGGAATTTATGGTAGGGTAGGTTTACTTGCGATCCCATGATAATGAGGCCCTCCATTGATGAATGAGGAAACAACTAATGAATGAGAGTTTGCCTCCCATTGTGATGATAGTATACCTATTTAATTGAAGCAAATATGAACAGCTAAGTCTACTGTCAGTTAAGCCAGAAGACTGAGAACGTGTAGATTCATTTGAGTTATGCTTTCTATATAAATAAACCCCTGTTGATGAAGTGCATTACAGAGTCTAAAGGTTTAAAAGATAACTCACAGCATACATGGCACTGTAGTATCAGAATAATCAAACAAACCATTAACATGGATGGAAAGGTAGTATACGCACCACAGTGGTCCATGGGACCTGCGGAATCCTGGTGTAAGTCATTGTCATGTAGATGATTAAAAAGAAGAGTGTAAGAACCCAATAAAATACAGCCACAAACATCACCCAGCCAAAGGCAGGATACAGGAAATATTCTGTTCCAGCAATCAGTGTCCATACCAGCAACCCCAGAACCTGCAGAAACAAATGAAGAAACATATTGTTATCTAGACTAAAATTAGCACATGTACCAATCCCAAAGATGTGTCTTCAAGGTTTTTTCTCCCCAGATAATATAATCCTATTGTAAAGAGCTGTACTTTGTTACTGCTCCTCAGTACGTGGTAGGACCACAGCCTTCATTCCTGCCGTAATGGAGGATGCTGCCAAACCTATTGACCATTTCCAGGACTGGTGCAAGGCTATTAGTACAGAGAATTACTGCAGAAGTATATGCAAACACTGGGGCTGAAGGGGTTGGGAATCACTTTCCAGAGTCCTATTTCAGTAGCATACTGTTGTGACAACTATAAAGGCACATGCACTGCAATTCTAATCTTCATGATACTACTTTGATTTGTGAAACTAACCACTCAATCCCAAATAGATACGCCCTTCTATGACCCtttaaatcaatgggtttagaagggtgtaactctgcttaggagcgTAATGTGGGTCACTGAAATATTGAAC is a genomic window containing:
- the CMTM8 gene encoding CKLF-like MARVEL transmembrane domain-containing protein 8, translating into MEPHHLQQHHQQPLPPPSLQPQQPQRVRSQTVTTTASSFAVSFSPSSRTLAYDREFLRTLPGILMVAEIVLGLLVWTLIAGTEYFLYPAFGWVMFVAVFYWVLTLFFLIIYMTMTYTRIPQVPWTTVGLCFNGSAFVLYLIAAIVEACAVTEDLDSHNYNSWAASSFFAFAVTFCYAGNTYFSFISWRSRTLQQTFS